A region from the Methanobacterium sp. Maddingley MBC34 genome encodes:
- a CDS encoding cytosine/adenosine deaminase (PFAM: Cytidine and deoxycytidylate deaminase zinc-binding region) yields MEADEHRFMAQAIAEAKKSLKEGGIPIGAVLVADGEVVGRGHNRLLQNDSTILHGELDCIENAGRLRGIDYQKSTLYTTLSPCTMCSGAIILYNIHRVVIGENTTLIGPEELLRENGVEVKVLGITECRELLEKYIEENPQIWEVEMERVGYCTD; encoded by the coding sequence ATGGAAGCTGATGAACATCGTTTCATGGCTCAGGCAATTGCCGAAGCTAAAAAAAGTCTTAAAGAGGGAGGAATTCCCATAGGCGCGGTGTTGGTTGCTGATGGTGAAGTGGTGGGACGTGGTCATAATCGACTGCTTCAAAATGATTCAACTATCCTCCATGGGGAACTGGACTGTATTGAAAATGCGGGACGTCTTCGGGGAATAGATTATCAGAAATCCACTCTTTACACTACTTTATCTCCATGCACCATGTGTTCAGGGGCAATCATATTATACAATATTCACAGAGTGGTGATTGGAGAAAACACCACATTAATTGGTCCTGAAGAACTGCTAAGGGAAAATGGAGTGGAAGTTAAAGTCCTGGGTATCACTGAATGCAGGGAACTTTTAGAAAAGTACATTGAAGAAAATCCCCAGATATGGGAAGTTGAAATGGAAAGGGTTGGTTATTGCACGGATTAG